From the Laribacter hongkongensis DSM 14985 genome, one window contains:
- a CDS encoding ABC transporter substrate-binding protein: MNKLVLIATLTALSGPVMAKDVLRVFNWNNEIAPETIKRFEALCQCSVQEDYYGDNEEMLAKLAAGASGYDMVVPTAYAMDILIKQGKTQPLDKAKIPNFKNLNPGYLRLNAEFDPGNRVGAPLLSSITAIGYNEQKIKELGIPTDSWAAIFDPQILARLKGKVTVMDSQRELVAAALMYLGRDPNDLSPANLKAAADVIRKAKPYWAAFNNQSYIKELTVGNIWLVHGFTNDFFQAMHDARAAKRPFTIGYNLQKEGNILGLDSLVILKGARRPDLANQFVNFLLDGKNAADVSNIMGAVNPNTAATPYFRPDIKANKVIMADPARQKLILLKEVPMKARRDLNRTWTSLKLG; the protein is encoded by the coding sequence ATGAACAAGCTCGTTCTCATCGCCACGCTCACCGCCCTGTCGGGCCCGGTCATGGCGAAGGATGTGCTCAGGGTGTTCAACTGGAACAACGAAATCGCCCCGGAAACCATCAAGCGTTTCGAGGCCCTCTGCCAGTGCAGCGTCCAGGAAGACTATTACGGCGACAACGAGGAGATGCTGGCCAAGCTTGCCGCCGGCGCCTCGGGCTACGACATGGTGGTTCCGACCGCCTACGCCATGGACATCCTGATCAAGCAGGGCAAGACCCAGCCGCTCGACAAGGCGAAGATCCCCAATTTCAAGAACCTCAATCCGGGCTACCTCAGGCTCAACGCCGAATTCGATCCGGGCAACAGGGTCGGTGCCCCGCTGCTCTCCAGCATCACCGCCATCGGTTACAACGAGCAGAAGATCAAGGAACTCGGCATTCCCACCGACAGCTGGGCCGCCATCTTTGACCCGCAGATCCTTGCCAGGCTGAAGGGCAAGGTCACGGTGATGGACAGCCAGCGCGAGCTGGTGGCTGCCGCTCTGATGTATCTCGGCCGGGACCCCAACGACCTCTCGCCGGCCAACCTCAAGGCCGCCGCCGACGTCATCAGGAAAGCCAAGCCCTACTGGGCCGCGTTCAACAACCAGAGCTACATCAAGGAACTGACCGTCGGCAACATCTGGCTGGTGCATGGCTTCACCAACGACTTCTTCCAGGCCATGCACGACGCCAGGGCGGCCAAACGGCCGTTCACCATCGGCTACAACCTGCAAAAGGAAGGCAACATCCTCGGCCTCGACAGCCTGGTGATCCTCAAGGGTGCCAGGCGGCCGGACCTGGCCAACCAGTTCGTCAACTTCCTGCTCGACGGCAAGAACGCGGCCGACGTGTCGAACATCATGGGTGCGGTCAACCCGAACACCGCCGCCACGCCGTACTTCAGGCCGGACATCAAGGCCAACAAGGTGATCATGGCCGACCCGGCCAGGCAGAAGCTGATCCTGCTGAAAGAAGTGCCGATGAAGGCGCGCCGCGACCTCAACCGCACCTGGACCTCGCTCAAGCTGGGCTGA
- a CDS encoding aspartate/glutamate racemase family protein: MKTLGLIGGMSWESTATYYRLLNEHAKAALGGLHSARLVLVSVDFAEVEALQACGDWDAAGALLARACRQLEAAGADAVVLCTNTMHKVAPAMQAATDLPFLHIGDATAAAIRAAGLDCVGLLGTRFTMEQDFYRARLEARGIRVLVPEADDRATVHRIIYDELCLGDIRPASRTAYLDIIGRLAAAGAQGVVLGCTEIPLLVSAGDTSLPLFDTTALHARFAADFALG, translated from the coding sequence ATGAAAACCCTCGGCCTGATCGGCGGCATGAGCTGGGAATCCACTGCCACCTACTACCGTCTGCTCAACGAACACGCCAAAGCGGCCCTGGGCGGCCTGCACTCGGCCCGGCTGGTGCTGGTCAGCGTGGACTTTGCCGAAGTGGAAGCCTTGCAGGCCTGCGGTGACTGGGACGCTGCCGGCGCACTGCTGGCCCGCGCCTGCCGCCAGCTGGAGGCAGCCGGTGCCGACGCCGTCGTGCTGTGTACCAACACCATGCACAAGGTGGCCCCGGCCATGCAGGCGGCCACGGACCTGCCGTTCCTGCACATCGGCGACGCCACTGCCGCCGCCATCCGGGCTGCCGGCCTCGATTGTGTCGGCCTGCTGGGAACCCGCTTCACCATGGAGCAGGACTTCTACCGCGCCCGGCTGGAAGCCCGGGGCATCCGGGTGCTGGTGCCGGAGGCCGACGACCGTGCCACCGTCCACCGCATCATCTACGACGAACTGTGCCTCGGCGACATCCGCCCGGCCTCGCGCACGGCCTACCTCGACATCATCGGCCGGCTGGCCGCAGCCGGCGCCCAGGGCGTGGTGCTGGGCTGTACCGAAATCCCGCTGCTGGTGTCGGCCGGCGACACGTCGCTGCCGCTCTTCGACACCACCGCCCTGCACGCCCGCTTTGCCGCGGACTTTGCCCTTGGCTGA